A stretch of the Lolium perenne isolate Kyuss_39 chromosome 3, Kyuss_2.0, whole genome shotgun sequence genome encodes the following:
- the LOC127344805 gene encoding uncharacterized protein: MEELLGTEIGKHDYDWLLTPPGTPRAPKLEVAERAPPSNVPKRIITRSASTTRASRPFVHEAENGHPTIPTRPARSYSRPSIQSALMSTNNRSSVLTASNSSVSSRPTTPTKRISIVPPSKPSAQASRAVTARSSTPAKTRPPSPAKTRPSTPVKSSSYGSHSMGNSTGVKSLSAQNSRSSTPTSRPRMVSSSSSSTAPAVSRPSSSSGRIPAICRTSSSSSTASVSRSSSRSSTPTRQPVMRPSAPPIGRSPSVGRISSTSNLTSGGRLIANRGRMSAPSSAPSSAPPSRPSSPNSRSRAPVRPLDIPDFPSDTPPNLRTKLPERPLSAGRARPGIGLGARSTLNAEPITSAPMKKMSVPAITRTKSSDAPSRTLSLTNGHHNRQTERSVMDSQPARPSRSATSEDNGFGRTISRKSLDMAIRHMDIRQNLGGIRGASLFPHSIRSSTAKGQPARMSDPGHQNSNSEHDTYTDNGSINGHFSSDSNGALSHYGGSSTDSPDRESIGTKDTSSELDIYGSSRYEEMLLREDAQNTDWLHSVDDKSDQSPVFDHRFEPLPEPFGPL; encoded by the exons ATGGAGGAGTTGCTCGGCACGGAGATCGGGAAGCACGACTACGACTG GCTTCTTACTCCCCCGGGAACTCCCCGTGCTCCTAAACTGGAGGTTGCTGAGAGAGCCCCACCCTCAAATGTGCCTAAACGAATTATCACCAGATCGGCCTCTACGACCAGAGCATCAAGG CCTTTCGTTCATGAGGCAGAGAATGGGCATCCCACAATTCCCACTAGACCAGCAAGAAGCTACTCTCGCCCTTCAATTCAATCTGCTCTCATGTCTACCAACAATAGGTCATCAGTGCTCACTGCAAGCAATTCTTCTGTCAGTTCGAGACCTACAACCCCTACCAAGAGGATTAGCATTGTTCCACCATCAAAGCCATCAGCTCAAGCTTCACGTGCGGTGACAGCACGATCATCTACTCCAGCCAAAACTCGTCCGCCTAGTCCAGCCAAAACTCGTCCATCTACTCCAGTCAAAAGCTCTTCTTATGGTTCCCACTCCATGGGCAACTCGACTGGTGTAAAGAGCTTATCTGCACAGAACTCAAGGTCATCAACTCCAACCTCTCGTCCCCGAATGGTTTCCAGCTCATCATCAAGCACCGCTCCtgcagtgagtcgtcccagctcaTCCTCTGGTAGAATTCCTGCAATTTGCCGTACTAGCTCTTCCTCAAGTACAGCTTCAGTAAGCCGTTCTAGTTCTCGGTCGTCTACACCTACGCGCCAACCTGTCATGCGCCCATCAGCTCCACCCATTGGTCGCTCACCATCAGTTGGGCGGATTTCTAGCACCAGTAACTTAACATCTGGTGGCCGATTGATAGCCAACCGTGGTCGAATGTCAGCACCCTCGTCAGCACCATCGTCAGCACCACCATCCCGTCCAAGTTCCCCAAATTCACGTTCGCGAGCTCCAGTTAGGCCACTAGATATTCCAGATTTCCCAAGTGATACTCCACCTAACTTAAGGACAAAGCTACCAGAAAGGCCATTATCTGCTGGTAGAGCACGGCCAGGAATTGGTTTGGGAGCCAGGTCAACCTTGAATGCTGAACCAATTACCTCAGCTCCTATGAAGAAGATGTCTGTGCCTGCTATTACCCGAACTAAATCTTCTGATGCGCCATCCAGGACACTTTCTCTTACCAATGGACACCACAATCGACAGACTGAGAGATCTGTTATGGACAGTCAGCCCGCTAGACCCTCTCGGTCTGCCACAAGTGAAGACAATGGATTCGGTAGGACAATATCAAGGAAGTCACTTGACATGGCTATCAGGCATATG GACATTCGACAGAACTTGGGTGGCATCCGTGGTGCATCTCTGTTTCCTCATAGCATCCGGTCTTCTACTGCAAAGGGTCAGCCAGCTCGAATGTCGGATCCTGGCCATCAGAACTCAAATAGTGAGCATGACACTTATACCGACAATGGCAGCATCAACGGACACTTCTCTAGTGATTCTAATGGAGCTCTTTCACACTATGGTGGGAGCTCAACTGATTCTCCAGATAGAGAAAGCATTGGAACTAAAGACACATCGAGTGAACTGGATATATATGGCAGTTCAAGGTATGAGGAGATGTTACTGAGGGAAGACGCTCAGAACACGGACTGGTTGCACAGTGTCGATGACAAGTCTGACCAGAGCCCTGTGTTCGATCACCGATTCGAGCCACTCCCGGAGCCATTTGGTCCACTATGA